Proteins encoded within one genomic window of Fusarium musae strain F31 chromosome 4, whole genome shotgun sequence:
- the ATG7 gene encoding Autophagy protein 7 (EggNog:ENOG41), translated as MSAPLQFAPFLSEIELSFYSALFASKLEHDKLDDSARSILGLYEPRLEEPESSCRMQILGNALTSSRTNAPSPPLGTMRAEGIIRNVNTLEDFKNTDKLAMLKTAGRQIWDAIKDGSIYSVPSLLSSFIILSYADLKKYKFMYWFAFPALHSDPSWKRSGPAERLDSRESTALVDRVGTWRYSVDSREHGFFLVKKVHGEDQDTDDPESSQGLPFRWEVASLREFENGFFDQVAEADRYVAFVDPSTYPESPGWPLRNFLVLIRQRFHLTKTKVICYRDIQAKRHEARSVILPIEIDPVENLEISEMPKVTGWARSNNGKLQAQQVNLGESMDPARQAEGSVDLNLKLMKWRIAPELDLDAIKHTKCLLLGAGTLGSYVSRNLMGWGVRKITFVDYGRVSFSNPVRQPLFNHQDCLEGGRAKAPRAAEALKEIFPGIDSEGHTLFVPMLGHPYIEESKTRGEFEKLEKLIDEHDAIFLLMDSRESRWLPTVMGKAKGKIVMNAALGFDSYVVMRHGSEGHAEGQTPLGCYFCNDVVAPADSQKDQTLDQQCTVTRPGVAAIASALLVELLSSLLQHPLGKDAPAPQPTPGVVPERDPPDHPLGLIPHQIRGYVSTYQNIVIRGQSYDCCSACSPKILDAYRSDGWGFVKKALQEKDYVAELSGLAEVQRRAEEMAAQVDWDEDDDLVEEGDGELI; from the exons ATGTCAGCCCCTTTGCAATTCGCACCATTCCTGTCAGAGATCGAGCTATCGTTCTACTCGGCGCTCTTTGCCTCGAAGCTTGAGCATGACAAGCTCGACGACTCGGCGCGGAGCATCCTTGGTCTCTATGAGCCCCGGTTGGAAGAACCAGAATCCAGCTGTCGCATGCAGATATTAGGGAATGCCCTTACGAGCAGCAG AACTAATGCGCCCAGTCCGCCTCTCGGGACAATGAGGGCTGAGGGAATCATTAGGAACGTTAATACACTCGAGGATTTCAAGAATACAGACAAACTTGCCATGCTCAAGACTGCTGGCCGACAG ATTTGGGATGCGATCAAAGATGGTAGTATCTACTCTGTTCCATCCCTGCTCTCGTCGTTCATCATACTTTCATACGCGGACCTGAAAAAGTACAAGTTTATGTACTGGTTCGCTTTCCCTGCCCTGCACTCTGATCCTTCGTGGAAGCGATCCGGCCCAGCCGAACGTCTCGACTCCAGGGAGAGCACGGCGCTTGTTGACAGGGTAGGAACTTGGAGGTACAGTGTCGACTCTCGCGAGCATGGCTTCTTTTTGGTCAAGAAGGTACACGGCGAAGATCAGGATACAGATGATCCGGAGTCTTCACAGGGACTTCCTTTTCGATGGGAAGTTGCCTCGCTGCGAGAGTTTGAGAATGGCTTCTTCGACCAGGTGGCTGAGGCGGACCGTTACGTTGCATTCGTTGATCCTTCGACGTACCCAGAAAGCCCTGGATGGCCCCTGAGAAATTTTCTGGTCCTTATCCGACAAAGGTTTCATCTGACAAAGACCAAAGTGATCTGCTACAGAGACATCCAGGCAAAGAGACACGAAGCTCGCAGCGTTATCCTCCCAATCGAGATAGATCCAGTCGAGAACTTAGAGATCTCTGAAATGCCTAAGGTTACTGGCTGGGCACGGTCGAACAATGGAAAACTGCAGGCACAGCAAGTCAACCTAGGAGAGTCTATGGATCCTGCACGACAGGCTGAAGGCTCTGTCGACCTGAACCTGAAGCTCATGAAATGGAGGATCGCCCCTGAGCTCGACTTAGATGCCATTAAGCACACGAAGTGCCTGCTACTTGGCGCCGGTACGCTGGGAAGTTATGTCTCAAGAAACCTTATGGGTTGGGGCGTCCGGAAGATAACGTTTGTGGATTACGGGCGAGTATCATTTTCTAACCCTGTCCGACAGCCACTATTCAACCATCAAGACTGCCtcgaaggaggaagagcaaaAGCACCTCGAGCTGCGGAAGCATTGAAAGAAATCTTCCCAGGCATAGATAGTGAAGGACACACGCTGTTTGTACCTATGCTCGGCCACCCTTACATAGAAGAGTCGAAGACAAGGGGCGAATTCGAAAAGTTGGAGAAGCTTATCGACGAACACGATGCCATTTTCCTCCTCATGGATTCACGAGAGTCTCGATGGCTGCCAACGGTCATGGGAAAGGCCAAAGGAAAGATTGTCATGAACGCTGCCCTGGGTTTCGATTCGTATGTTGTTATGCGACATGGTTCTGAAGGCCATGCCGAAGGGCAGACACCGCTTGGTTGCTATTTCTGCAACGACGTCGTGGCCCCAGCTGAT TCTCAAAAGGACCAGACCCTGGATCAGCAATGTACTGTCACTCGACCCGGTGTTGCAGCGATTGCGTCTGCCCTTCTTGTTGAACTTCTATCAAGCTTGTTACAACACCCCCTAGGCAAAGATGCACCAGCACCACAGCCAACTCCTGGAGTGGTTCCAGAGCGAGACCCACCTGACCATCCGCTGGGTTTGATTCCGCATCAAATAAGGGGCTATGTCTCGACATATCAGAACATTGTCATCCGCGGCCAATCTTACGACTGTTGCAGCGCATGCAGCCCTAAGATTCTTGATGCCTACCGCAGTGACGGATGGGGCTTTGTGAAGAAAGCCTTGCAAGAGAAGGACTATGTGGCGGAGCTATCGGGCCTGGCCGAGGTCCAGCGAAGAGCAGAGGAAATGGCTGCCCAGGTTGACtgggatgaggacgatgacctCGTTGAAGAAGGTGACGGAGAGCTAATTTAG
- the GPI11 gene encoding Glycosylphosphatidylinositol (GPI) anchor assembly protein (EggNog:ENOG41) produces the protein MSTTLVKSGTAAQQPAPKAAVPAIPLVNSPAALPASVAHQLLLAGLFYWRFDALVADPVSTLQTGLPVVAAIQAVYLILSLPPAGSSGSSKKPRPGEKKKSDGREAKAIPTAVISLLLALILTPVLHLLLVLFGAPFLTHVPHTFLCCAHIAVLAIYPVFYVRGSDPVPLQAVVGVSAPFDQTFGGFVGTVVGAWLGAVPIPLDWDREWQKWPVTIVVGAYIGYIVGSQILGTVFFGKRWEVTPEIKEE, from the exons ATGTCGACAACACTTGTCAAGAGCGGGACCGCCGCCCAACAACCCGCGCCCAAGGCCGCCGTGCCCGCGATTCCGCTTGTAAATTCTCCTGCAGCTTTGCCCGCATCAGTCGCTCATCAGCTGTTGCTCGCTGGCCTGTTCTACTGGCGCTTCGATGCCCTGGTGGCTGATCCCGTTTCGACTCTTCAGACTGGCCTCCCAGTTGTTGCTGCCATTCAGGCTGTCTATCTTATACTGAGTCTTCCACCAGCGGGATCCTCGGGCTCCTCGAAGAAGCCTCGTCctggtgagaagaagaagtcggaTGGACGGGAGGCAAAGGCTATTCCT ACCGCCGTTATTTCATTGCTCCTAGCTCTAATCCTGACGCcggttcttcatctcctccttgtcctctttGGCGCGCCATTCCTTACACACGTTCCTCATACATTCTTGTGCTGCGCACATATCGCCGTCCTCGCGATTTATCCTGTCTTCTACGTTCGTGGTTCCGACCCCGTGCCTCTCCAGGCTGTGGTGGGTGTATCAGCTCCTTTTGACCAGACATTTGGCGGCTTTGTTGGAACAGTGGTTGGGGCCTGGCTTGGAGCTGTTCCCATTCCTCTCGACTGGGATCGCGAGTGGCAGAAGTGGCCCGTCACCATTGTTGTCGGTGCTTACATTGGATATATCGTTGGATCTCAGATCTTGGGAACCGTTTTCTTTGGAAAGCGGTGGGAAGTCACTCCTGAAATCAAGGAGGAATAA